From Pseudomonas sp. G.S.17, the proteins below share one genomic window:
- the mprF gene encoding bifunctional lysylphosphatidylglycerol flippase/synthetase MprF has protein sequence MRANPSEPNEAVTANQPIQPARLQWLELLSKYRQPIGLAVTLLLFAIALIACRHMLSELDLYALHDSLLSVPVPSLAGAVLAMIVGFIILLGYEWSASRYAGVDLPNKTLAMGGFTAFAIGNAVGLSMLSGGSVRYRLYSRKGVGAIEVARMTLFASLSLGCALPPLAALATLSNLSGASLALHLPVGMLAAIAIGVLVLTALLTMAVYRRRLPEQTIPHTLLVRAGRRTLRLPGLRLTLMQLVITALDVAAAATVLYLLLPQSPPFGAFLLVYLLALAAGVLSHVPGGVGVFEAILLAAFANELGAAPLAAALLLYRLIYVVLPLLLACLTLLFTESQRLLPTKQAMRVASGLAAPILALLVFLSGVVLLFSGATPEIDTRLENLGFLIPHRLIDASHFGASLIGVLCLLLAQGLRRRLSAAWMLTTILLVTGSVLSMLKGFDWEEAVLLILTACLLGVFRRSFYRPSRLLELPFSPLYLVASICVLGASIWLLLFAYQDVPYSHQLWWQFTLDADAPRALRSALGSAVLLVVVSLTWLLRTARPVIKLPDATELAKAAEIVNASSQPDGGLVLTGDKAILLHPSGDAFLMYSHRGRSLVALYDPIGPTQQRAELIWQFRDLCDVHHARPVFYQVRAENLPFYMDIGLTAIKLGEEARVDLRRFDIEAKGKEMKDLRYTWNRGGRDGLSLEIYEAGQAPLDELKVISDAWLTGKNVREKGFSLGRFSPEYLKHFRIAIIHFEGKPVAFANLLETSRHDLASLDLMRAHPDAPKLTMEFMMVGLILYYKQHGYERFSLGMVPLSGLQPRRGAPLTQRLGSMVFRRGEQLYNFQGLRRFKDKFQPDWEPRYMAVPAGLDPLVALADTAALIAGGLTGLVKR, from the coding sequence ATGCGCGCCAACCCGTCAGAACCCAATGAAGCAGTCACGGCGAATCAACCTATTCAACCTGCTCGCCTGCAATGGCTGGAGCTGCTGAGCAAGTATCGCCAACCTATCGGCCTGGCCGTTACGCTGCTGCTTTTCGCCATTGCGCTGATCGCTTGCCGCCACATGCTGAGCGAGCTGGATCTTTATGCGCTGCATGATTCGCTGCTAAGTGTGCCGGTGCCATCACTGGCAGGCGCCGTGCTGGCGATGATTGTCGGTTTTATCATCCTGCTGGGCTACGAATGGTCCGCCAGTCGATACGCCGGGGTTGATCTGCCCAACAAGACCCTGGCGATGGGCGGCTTTACCGCGTTCGCCATTGGCAACGCAGTCGGGCTTTCGATGCTGTCCGGCGGCTCGGTGCGTTATCGGCTGTATTCGCGCAAAGGCGTGGGTGCGATAGAAGTCGCACGCATGACGCTATTCGCCAGCCTGTCATTGGGCTGCGCCCTGCCGCCGCTGGCCGCACTCGCGACCCTGAGCAATTTGTCCGGTGCTTCCCTGGCCCTGCACTTGCCGGTCGGGATGCTCGCGGCGATTGCCATCGGCGTTCTGGTTTTGACTGCACTGCTGACCATGGCGGTGTATCGCCGTCGGCTGCCAGAACAAACGATCCCACACACTCTATTGGTGCGTGCTGGCAGAAGAACCCTGCGTTTGCCTGGCCTGCGCCTGACGCTGATGCAACTGGTGATCACCGCGCTGGACGTTGCCGCAGCGGCTACGGTTCTGTATTTGCTGCTGCCGCAATCCCCGCCGTTTGGCGCGTTCCTGCTGGTTTACCTGCTGGCATTGGCTGCGGGCGTGCTCAGTCATGTTCCTGGTGGCGTGGGTGTTTTCGAAGCCATTCTGCTCGCGGCGTTCGCCAATGAACTGGGCGCCGCACCGCTGGCTGCCGCCTTGCTGTTGTATCGACTGATCTACGTCGTGCTGCCGCTGCTGCTGGCCTGCCTGACCCTGCTGTTCACCGAAAGCCAGCGCCTGTTGCCAACCAAACAGGCAATGCGTGTAGCGTCGGGCCTTGCGGCACCGATTCTGGCATTGCTGGTGTTTCTTTCCGGGGTGGTGCTGCTGTTCTCCGGCGCGACTCCGGAAATCGATACCCGCCTGGAAAATCTCGGTTTTCTGATTCCCCATCGCCTGATCGATGCTTCGCACTTCGGCGCCAGCCTGATTGGCGTGCTGTGCCTGTTGCTGGCTCAAGGCCTGCGCCGGCGTCTTTCGGCGGCATGGATGCTGACCACCATTTTGCTGGTGACCGGCTCAGTGCTGTCGATGCTCAAGGGCTTCGACTGGGAAGAAGCGGTCCTGCTGATTCTCACTGCCTGCCTGCTGGGGGTTTTCCGTCGCTCGTTCTACCGACCGAGTCGCCTGCTGGAATTGCCTTTCTCGCCGCTGTATCTGGTGGCTAGCATCTGCGTGTTGGGCGCTTCGATCTGGCTGCTGCTGTTTGCCTATCAGGACGTCCCGTACAGCCATCAACTCTGGTGGCAGTTCACGCTGGATGCCGATGCCCCGCGCGCGCTGCGCTCGGCGCTGGGCAGCGCAGTGCTGCTGGTTGTGGTGTCGCTGACCTGGCTGCTGCGCACGGCACGACCGGTGATCAAACTCCCCGATGCGACAGAGCTGGCCAAGGCCGCCGAAATCGTCAACGCGTCATCACAACCGGATGGCGGGCTGGTGTTGACCGGCGACAAGGCGATCCTGCTGCACCCCAGTGGTGATGCCTTTTTGATGTACTCGCACCGTGGCCGCAGCCTCGTGGCCTTGTATGACCCGATTGGACCTACCCAGCAGCGTGCCGAACTCATCTGGCAGTTCCGCGACCTGTGCGATGTCCACCACGCGCGCCCGGTGTTTTATCAGGTCCGCGCCGAGAACCTGCCGTTCTATATGGACATCGGCCTGACCGCGATCAAGCTGGGCGAAGAAGCCCGGGTCGACTTGCGCCGCTTCGACATCGAAGCCAAGGGCAAGGAGATGAAAGACCTGCGCTACACCTGGAACCGGGGTGGACGCGATGGTTTGTCGCTGGAGATCTACGAAGCAGGTCAGGCACCGCTGGATGAGCTGAAGGTGATCTCCGACGCCTGGTTGACGGGCAAGAACGTCCGGGAAAAGGGCTTTTCCCTGGGTCGCTTCAGCCCGGAATACCTCAAGCACTTCCGCATCGCCATCATTCACTTTGAAGGCAAGCCGGTGGCGTTCGCCAACCTGCTGGAGACGTCGCGCCACGATCTGGCCAGCCTGGACTTGATGCGCGCGCATCCGGATGCACCGAAACTAACCATGGAATTCATGATGGTCGGGCTGATTTTGTATTACAAACAGCACGGCTACGAACGCTTCAGCCTGGGCATGGTGCCGTTGTCAGGCTTGCAACCGCGGCGTGGCGCACCTTTGACCCAGCGTTTGGGCTCGATGGTGTTCCGCCGTGGCGAGCAACTCTACAACTTCCAGGGCTTGCGGCGCTTCAAGGACAAATTCCAGCCTGACTGGGAACCTCGCTATATGGCCGTGCCCGCCGGACTCGATCCGCTGGTGGCGCTGGCTGATACTGCCGCCCTGATTGCAGGCGGTCTGACTGGATTGGTGAAACGCTGA